The following proteins come from a genomic window of Lolium rigidum isolate FL_2022 chromosome 5, APGP_CSIRO_Lrig_0.1, whole genome shotgun sequence:
- the LOC124655088 gene encoding GDP-mannose 3,5-epimerase 2-like — MALNDKHTYAELEKELYWPAEKLRISITGAGGFIASHLAKRLKSEGHYIIASDWKKNEHMDEDMFCHEFHLADLRVMDNCLKVTTGVDHVFNLAADMGGMGFIQSNHSVIMYNNTMISFNMLEAGRINGVKRFFYASSACIYPEFKQLETVVSLKEADAWPAEPQDAYGLEKLATEELCKHYTKDFDIECRVGRFHNIYGPYGTWKGGREKAPAAFCRKALTSIDRFEMWGDGLQTRSFTFIDECVEGVLRLTKSDFCEPVNIGSDEMVSMNEMAEIVLGFEDKQLPIHHIPGPEGVRGRNSDNTLIKEKLGWAPTMRLKDGLRITYFWIKEQIEKEKSEGKDMAAYGTSKVVGTQAPVQLGSLRAADGKE; from the exons ATGGCGCTCAACGACAAGCACACATACGCGGAGTTGGAGAAGGAGCTGTACTGGCCAGCTGAGAAGCTGCGGATCTCCATTACAGGAGCTGGCGGTTTCATCGCCTCACACCTCGCGAAGCGCCTGAAGAGCGAGGGGCACTACATCATTGCCTCTGACTGGAAGAAGAATGAGCACATGGACGAGGATATGTTCTGCCACGAGTTTCACCTTGCTGATCTCAGGGTCATGGACAACTGCCTCAAGGTGACCACTGGGGTTGACCATGTTTTCAACCTAGCAGCTGATATGGGAGGGATGGGCTTCATCCAGTCCAACCACTCTGTGATCATGTACAACAACACTATGATCAGCTTTAACATGCTTGAGGCTGGCAGAATCAATGGTGTCAAAAG GTTCTTTTATGCCTCAAGTGCTTGTATCTACCCTGAATTTAAGCAGCTGGAAACTGTTGTTAGCTTGAAGGAGGCAGATGCTTGGCCTGCAGAG CCTCAAGATGCTTATGGTTTGGAGAAACTTGCGACGGAGGAACTGTGCAAGCACTACACAAAGGACTTCGACATAGAGTGCCGAGTTGGTCGCTTTCACAATATTTATGGTCCATATGGAACATGGAAGG GTGGAAGGGAGAAGGCACCTGCTGCTTTCTGCAGAAAGGCTCTAACCTCCATTGACCGCTTTGAGATGTGGGGAGATGGTCTGCAGACTAGATCCTTCACATTCATTGATGAATGTGTGGAGGGTGTCCTCAG GCTAACGAAGTCTGATTTCTGTGAGCCTGTGAACATCGGGAGTGACGAAATGGTGAGCATGAACGAGATGGCCGAGATTGTCCTTGGCTTCGAGGACAAGCAGCTGCCCATCCACCACATCCCTGGCCCCGAGGGTGTCCGCGGCCGTAACTCTGACAACACACTCATCAAGGAGAAGCTTGGCTGGGCTCCAACCATGAGGCTGAAG GACGGGTTGAGGATAACATACTTCTGGATCAAGGAGCAGATTGAAAAAGAAAAGTCCGAAGGCAAAGACATGGCGGCCTACGGAACGTCCAAGGTCGTCGGCACCCAGGCGCCGGTCCAGCTTGGATCCCTCCGTGCTGCAGATGGCAAGGAGTAA